The sequence below is a genomic window from Escherichia marmotae.
TGGTGATGTTCATTTTAGCGGCATCTATTCCATTCCACCTGATATTAGCGGTGTTATTGGTGAAGTTGATTTGAGCGGAGCATTGTCGCTTGAACTGGCCGGTATCATTTTCTCCTTTATGTTGATCAACCTATTTGATTCATCAGGAACATTAATTGGCGTAACTGATAAAGCTGGCTTAATAGATAGTCACGGTAAATTCCCGAATATGAATAAGGCGCTGTATGTCGATAGCGTCAGTTCGGTGGCTGGCGCGTTTATCGGCACCTCTTCTGTTACCGCCTATATTGAAAGTACTTCTGGTGTGGCGGTCGGTGGTCGCACGGGGCTGACTGCGGTAGTGGTCGGCGTTATGTTCCTGCTGGTTATGTTTTTCTCGCCGCTGGTGGCGATGGTTCCTCCTTACGCAACCGCCGGGGCGTTAATCTTTGTTGGTGTGTTGATGACTTCAAGTCTGGCGCGCGTTAACTGGGATGATTTTACCGAATCGGTGCCCGCATTTATTACCACGGTAATGATGCCTTTTACCTTTTCAATTACTGAAGGTATCGCGCTGGGCTTTATGTCGTACTGCATCATGAAAGTGTGCACCGGGCGCTGGCGCGATCTGAACCTGTGTGTGGTGGTGGTAGCGGCGCTATTTGCGTTGAAAATCATCCTGGTGGATTAGTATCTGATAAGTGTTTCCAGATATCATGAGTGCCGTTTACGCAGGAGAACTCATGATCTGGATAATGCTTGCCACGCTGGCGGTGGTGTTTGTGGTTGGTTTTCGGGTGCTGACATCCGGGGCCAGAAAAGCGATTCGCCGCCTGAGCGATCGGCTGAATATTGACGTGGTGCCTGTCGAATCGATGGTCGATCAGATGGGAAAATTAGCCGGTGACGAATTTTTACGTTATCTGCATCGCCCGGATGAGTCGCACTTGCAAAACGCCGCGCAGGTGTTGCTCATCTGGCAAATTGTCATTGTCGATGGCAGTGAACAGAACCTGCATCAATGGCATCGAATTTTGCAAAAAGCCCGTCTCGCCGCACCCATTACCGATGCACAGGTGAGGCTGGCGCTGGGTTTTCTACGAGAGACAGAGCCTGAAATGCAGGACATTACCGCTTTCCAGATGCGCTATAACGCGTTTTTTCAGCCTACTGAGGGCGTTCACTGGCTGCATTAAAACCGCTTTGCCTGATGCGACGCTGGCGCGTCTTATCAGGCCTACAGACCGAGTACGGATAAGGCGTTCACGCCGCATCCGGCAATCTTTGTCTTGTTCCGTTTCAATCTTACCCCTACCTCATGCGACACCGTAAAAGTTGCAAAAACGTTAAATGCATCACACATTTCAATGTTAAAGTGGTCGGCTTTTCCCCTGAAACATGCCTCGAGTAACACCATGAGTGAATTTATTACAGAAAACCGCGGCGCGGGTGCCATCAGCCGACCGAACTGGTCAGCCGTTTTCTCGGTGGCGTTTTGCGTCGCTTGCCTGATTATCGTTGAGTTTTTGCCTGTCAGTTTATTGACGCCAATGGCTCAGGATTTAGGTATTTCGGAAGGGGTTGCCGGACAATCGGTGACTGTTACCGCCTTTGTAGCGATGTTTGCCAGTTTGTTTATTACCCAGACAATTCAGGCCACTGACCGTCGCTACGTTGTTATTTTGTTTGCCGTTTTGCTGACGCTCTCTTGCTTGCTGGTTTCCTTTGCCAGTTCCTTCAGGATGTTGTTAATCGGCCGCGCTTGTCTGGGACTGGCGCTGGGTGGGTTCTGGGCAATGTCAGCGTCGCTGACCATGCGGCTGGTGCCGCCTCGAATGGTGCCGAAGGCTCTGTCGGTGATCTTCGGTGCCGTTTCTATCGCGCTGGTGATTGCCGCGCCGTTAGGCAGCTTTTTAGGCGAGCTTATCGGCTGGCGCAATGTCTTTAACGCGGCGGCAGTGATGGGCGTTCTGTGTATTTTCTGGATTATTAAATCATTGCCCTCACTGCCTGGCGAACCGTCACATCAGAAGCAAAATACCTTCCGCCTGTTGCAGCGTCCGGGGGTGATGGCCGGGATGATCGCTATCTTTATGTCCTTTGCGGGGCAATTCGCTTTCTTCACTTATATTCGCCCTGTGTATATGAATCTGGCGGGATTCGGCGTAGATGGCTTAACGCTGGTACTGCTGAGTTTTGGTCTCGCCAGCTTTGTCGGTACATCGCTTTCGTCGATCATTCTTAAACGTTCGGTAAAACTGGCCTTAGCGGGCGCACCGTTAGTGCTCGCCTTTAGCGCGCTGATACTGGTGTTGTGGGGAAGCGATAAAATTGTTGCTACCGGCGTGGCGATTATCTGGGGGCTGACCTTTGCTTTAATTCCCGTTGGCTGGTCAACGTGGATCACCCGCTCACTGGCTGATCAAGCAGAAAAAGCCGGGTCTATTCAGGTGGCCGTTATTCAGCTTGCCAATACCTGTGGCGCGGCAATCGGCGGTTATGCGTTGGATAACATTGGCCTGACTTCGCCGTTAATATTGTCCGGTACGTTGATGTTGCTTACCGCACTGTTGGTTACCGCAAAGGTGAAAATGAAGAAATCCTGATGTCAGGTTAAAGAGGCGTTAGTCAGAGGTCATTGCCACTCTTACATATCCGGGCATTCTACCCGACCCAACGCTTCCCAGTAGTTATTCTGATTATTACGCTCCATCGCCACGATGGCTTCGCGTATGTGTTGTTTATTGCCTTCATCTGACAACATTAACTTTTCCCATGCTTCATCTGACAATGAAGCCTGTGGGGTGCAAATTTTCCGCAAATCCTGCAATACCGTATTTTTCTCTTTTGCGGATTGTAATGAGCTAAAAGGTGACTCGGCGTATACGATATCTGGCACAGTAAAAACGGTGAAAATAAGCAGTAGTGTCGTTGATTTCATGGATTCAACCTCTTACAAATGCGCATCGAATAAAGCATAAGTGTAGTTTGCTTTATTCGCTCTCATCATGCTGTACGAAACGCGCTTGTGTAGTCAGTAAGAAGTGCCAGACCTTATATGCCTCTTTTATTCCTTTTTATTCTTATCGATAGCGTTTCGTTTTTTAAACCGCAGCGACCTTACCGCTATAGTCAGGTAATCATTAATAAAAGGATAAAAAATGAAACTGACAACACATCATCTACGGACAGGGGCTGCATTATTACTGGCGGGGATCTTGCTGGCAGGCTGCGACCAGCAAAGCAGCGATACAAAACACATTAAAGTTGGCGTAATTAACGGTGCCGAACAGGATGTGGCGGAAGTCGCTAAAAAAGTGGCCAAAGAGAAGTATGGCCTTGAGGTTGAACTGGTAGGATTTAGTGGCTCATTGCTGCCTAATGATGCAACAAATCATGGTGAACTGGATGCCAACGTTTTCCAGCATCGCCCTTTCCTTGAACAGGATAATCAGGCTCATGGTTACAAGCTGGTGGCGGTGGGAAATACCTTTGTCTTCCCGATGGCTGGTTATTCGAAAAAAATCAAAACGGTCGATCAGCTAGAAGATGGAGCGACAGTAGCAATTCCGAATGATCCGACCAATCTGGGTCGTGCGCTGTTACTGCTGCAAAAAGAGAAACTGATCACCCTGCAAGAGGGAAAAGGTTTACTGCCAACGGCGCTGGATATTACCGGGAACCCGCGCCATTTGCAGATAATGGAGCTGGAAGGGGCACAATTACCGCGAGTGCTGGATGATCCGAAAGTGGATGTGGCAATTATCAGCACGACTTATATTCAGCAAACCGGGCTTTCCCCGGTGCATGACAGCGTTTTTATTGAAGATAAAAATTCGCCGTATGTGAATATTCTGGTGGCGCGGGCAGATAATAAGGATGCAGAAAATGTGAAGGAATTTTTGCAATCTTATCAATCACCGGAAGTGGCTAAAGCGGCAGAAACTATCTTTAACGGTGGCGCGATGCCGGGCTGGTAATCATCAACCGTACCGCGCTGGATAGTTAAATTTTTCTGGCGCGGCGGCGGGAATCTACAGAAATTAATATTACTGATGAAAGAATCAATAGTGTCCCTAACCAGTCTGGTAATGTGAAGGTGATCCCCAGTAACAGCAAAGAAAGCAGCGCGCTACTTAACGGTTCTGCGCAACTCAAAATGCTGGCTTTCGGCCCGCCAATTAACTGTGCGCCCTTCAAATACAGACTAAAGGTCAGTGAAGTTCCAATTACCACCAGATAGAAAAACGCCAGGATCAGGCTGCCATTAACCACGAAATTTGTTCCTTGCCCGGCATAAAAAGGTAGCAGGATCAGACCACCAATGAGCATACTCCAGCCAACGACGGGCAGCGTGCCGTAACGGGCAATGAGCGTTGAGGGGTATGTTGTATAGAATGCGGCAGCGAAGGCTGAAGCTATCCCCCAGAACAGCGCGGCAGGAGAGATCGATAACGATGTCGGATTACCGTGGGTGACCAACAAAAAGGTGCCCACGAGAGAGATCAAAATCGCGGTAAATACCAGAATGCCGGGGCGTGATTTACGTACTAGTGAGAACCAGGCCACGATAATCGTTGGTGATAAAAATTGCAGCACCGTTGCTGTAGCGGCATTGGATTTTTCGATGGTCAGTAAGAAAGTAAGCTGGACGGTCAGCGCGCCAACGATGGAAAAAATCAGCAGGCTGATGGCATCTTTATGATTTCTAATGATTGAGAAGACTTTATCGCCGTGGACAAATGAGAGTGTCAGCAGAATAAACCCGGCAAATATCAGTCGCGTCATGGTAAGAAACTGCGATGACATCTGGCTTTGCTCCATGATGTATTGTGCGCAGACCCCTGAACTCCCCCACAAAACGGCGGCAATTAGAACGTTCAGCATTCCCTTTCTGGTGGAACTCATATTTTCCTCTGCATACTGTTTTGTCGTTTATGTTGCAGGCATGATAGCAAAAATGGCGAGGATGGCTCTTCAGGTAAACCAGTCATTTGATGGGGCGACATTTATGAAACGGGTGAAATACTTGTTAAACCGTCAGGTTATGACGTTATCATTTTGTTCTGACAGCGTGCTATTGTTCGCTTTTTAAACGCGAAGAATGTTATGCAAATCCATAAAGTAATAACCCCCGAGTTTGTGAAGAAGTTTTCCTGCGTCGGTCCCAACTGCCTGATTTCCTGCTGTCAGGGATGGAATATACACATCGACAAGAAAACCCATCATACTTACCTCAACGAACAACACCCGAAAATTGCCCAGTTGGCGAAAGAGAATCTATTACGGGTGCGAAATGGTAAAAGCCGCTATTCGATAATCAAACTGGACGCTCAGGGGCAGTGTCCGTTTCTCGATGAAAATAAACTCTGCCTGGTTCATCGCGATCTGGGAGAAGAAGCGCTTTCAGAAACCTGTTCTACTTATCCACGTAACAAAAGGCACTACGCGGATACAACTCGCCATTCGATGGTGCTCTCATGTCCAGAAGTAGCCCGACTGGTATTGTTTGATGCCGACAGCATGTTAGTGTACGAACAGGATGAGCTGTTGGCGAAGGCGAAAACCCCCTTCACTGCCAGGCAGCCGGTTAATCAGATCCACCAGATTGTGCATCTCTTTGCCTGGCACCTCCTGCAGTCGCCATCGTTGAACGTTGAAGAGAATCTGATGGCGCTGGCACAGTTTATGGTTTACCTACAGCGCATTGAGTTCGATCTGCACCGCTATTTTGTGCAGGCTGAACAGTACCATCAGGAGTTATTAAGCGAGCTGGCGGCAGGTATTAGCCTGATGAGTCAATCAACGCCTACGGAGTCGGTGGGATTGAAGGTGCGTGCGCTGACGGTATTGGGTTCGCTTGTCGCGAATAAGAGCAGCAGGGATCGTATTATTGCTGATGCGCATCGAAAGATGGCAGTGTATTTAGACGTAGCAAACAGCCCGGATAAGCAGGTTCTGGCTGACAAGTTTGCAGTTCTGGACAAGCAGTGGCAGCAGCTTTGCCAGGAATCTATCCTCAGCGCTCCGCATGTATTGCGCAATTTACTGACCTACAAAATTTACCACAGCCATTTTCCTGAGGCTGATTTCTCAACGGTTATGCGCCAGGTTTACCGTTTGATCCTCGACTATTTCTACACAAAGCATTTGCTGAGTGTGATATCGCTGGAAGTCACTCCAGATGAGGCAACGGTGCTGAAGATTGTGGCGAGCCTTGCTGAGAAAACCTTGCATTCGCCAATTATCAATCAGCGGATGGATAAAGCGATCGACATGATCAATACCGGGGACGATCTCTCCTGCTTGCTGTTGATTTGTTGAAAAACAGGCGCAGTAGTAAGCCAGAAATCCTAGGGAATGCCAGCTTCAGCTCCCGTTGTTTTATCAGCGCTGGTAAAGCCAGGTCGATATGAAGCAGCATCGGGGAACAGGATTTCCCGGTGATTGCGGCCAGATCAGTCAGGTAAGATACCCCCAATGCCCCCCCAA
It includes:
- the adeQ gene encoding adenine permease AdeQ → MNNDNTDYVSNESGTLSRLFKLPQHGTTVRTELIAGMTTFLTMVYIVFVNPQILGAAQMDPKVVFVTTCLIAGIGSIAMGIFANLPVALAPAMGLNAFFAFVVVGAMGISWQTGMGAIFWGAIGLFLLTLFRIRYWMISNIPLSLRIGITSGIELFIALMGLKNTGVIVANKDTLVMIGDLSSHGVLLGILGFFIITVLSSRNFHAAVLVSIVVTSCCGLFFGDVHFSGIYSIPPDISGVIGEVDLSGALSLELAGIIFSFMLINLFDSSGTLIGVTDKAGLIDSHGKFPNMNKALYVDSVSSVAGAFIGTSSVTAYIESTSGVAVGGRTGLTAVVVGVMFLLVMFFSPLVAMVPPYATAGALIFVGVLMTSSLARVNWDDFTESVPAFITTVMMPFTFSITEGIALGFMSYCIMKVCTGRWRDLNLCVVVVAALFALKIILVD
- a CDS encoding DUF1198 domain-containing protein, with amino-acid sequence MIWIMLATLAVVFVVGFRVLTSGARKAIRRLSDRLNIDVVPVESMVDQMGKLAGDEFLRYLHRPDESHLQNAAQVLLIWQIVIVDGSEQNLHQWHRILQKARLAAPITDAQVRLALGFLRETEPEMQDITAFQMRYNAFFQPTEGVHWLH
- the nepI gene encoding purine ribonucleoside efflux pump NepI; translation: MSEFITENRGAGAISRPNWSAVFSVAFCVACLIIVEFLPVSLLTPMAQDLGISEGVAGQSVTVTAFVAMFASLFITQTIQATDRRYVVILFAVLLTLSCLLVSFASSFRMLLIGRACLGLALGGFWAMSASLTMRLVPPRMVPKALSVIFGAVSIALVIAAPLGSFLGELIGWRNVFNAAAVMGVLCIFWIIKSLPSLPGEPSHQKQNTFRLLQRPGVMAGMIAIFMSFAGQFAFFTYIRPVYMNLAGFGVDGLTLVLLSFGLASFVGTSLSSIILKRSVKLALAGAPLVLAFSALILVLWGSDKIVATGVAIIWGLTFALIPVGWSTWITRSLADQAEKAGSIQVAVIQLANTCGAAIGGYALDNIGLTSPLILSGTLMLLTALLVTAKVKMKKS
- the yicS gene encoding protein YicS yields the protein MKSTTLLLIFTVFTVPDIVYAESPFSSLQSAKEKNTVLQDLRKICTPQASLSDEAWEKLMLSDEGNKQHIREAIVAMERNNQNNYWEALGRVECPDM
- the nlpA gene encoding lipoprotein NlpA, with the translated sequence MKLTTHHLRTGAALLLAGILLAGCDQQSSDTKHIKVGVINGAEQDVAEVAKKVAKEKYGLEVELVGFSGSLLPNDATNHGELDANVFQHRPFLEQDNQAHGYKLVAVGNTFVFPMAGYSKKIKTVDQLEDGATVAIPNDPTNLGRALLLLQKEKLITLQEGKGLLPTALDITGNPRHLQIMELEGAQLPRVLDDPKVDVAIISTTYIQQTGLSPVHDSVFIEDKNSPYVNILVARADNKDAENVKEFLQSYQSPEVAKAAETIFNGGAMPGW
- the fliB gene encoding flagellin lysine-N-methylase, encoding MQIHKVITPEFVKKFSCVGPNCLISCCQGWNIHIDKKTHHTYLNEQHPKIAQLAKENLLRVRNGKSRYSIIKLDAQGQCPFLDENKLCLVHRDLGEEALSETCSTYPRNKRHYADTTRHSMVLSCPEVARLVLFDADSMLVYEQDELLAKAKTPFTARQPVNQIHQIVHLFAWHLLQSPSLNVEENLMALAQFMVYLQRIEFDLHRYFVQAEQYHQELLSELAAGISLMSQSTPTESVGLKVRALTVLGSLVANKSSRDRIIADAHRKMAVYLDVANSPDKQVLADKFAVLDKQWQQLCQESILSAPHVLRNLLTYKIYHSHFPEADFSTVMRQVYRLILDYFYTKHLLSVISLEVTPDEATVLKIVASLAEKTLHSPIINQRMDKAIDMINTGDDLSCLLLIC